The DNA sequence GATTTTGGAAGCCAAGGCTTATGGTGCAGACATTATTTTGTTGATCGCTGCGGCATTGACTGTCGAAGAATGTCATCGTTTCGCCCGCTATGCAAAATCCTTGGGATTGAATACGCTTTTGGAGGTGCATGATAAGGACGAATTGTTATCTTATCAGAATGAAGATATGGATGTGGTTGGGGTGAATAACCGAAACCTGAAAACCTTCAAGACCGATTACCGACAAAGCTTGGAGCTGTTACCATTCTTTCCGGAAGGAACGGTAAAGATTTCTGAAAGTGGTCTGCATGATGAGGAGCAGTTGAAGGAGTTGAAAGCGGCAGGATTTAATGGTTTCTTGATTGGAGAGAACTTCATGAAGACTGATGACCCTTCGAAAGCGATTCAGGATTTTATGAATGGTTTGGTGTAAAGTATTTTAAACCCACAGATTTCACAGATTAACACAGATTGAAATTAAATTCAGGCCAAATTAGCTGATGGCGTCTCTTTTTTTTCCTTTTGGTGGATTCAATTTATCAATAGGAAAATACCCAAAATATAATCTGTGAAAATCTGTGTAATCTGTGGGTCAATAAAGATCTCAATAATAAAAATACAAAAGCGATGTTGTGGAAAGTGTGTGGCATGCGTTCGGACGAAAATATCCGGCAGGT is a window from the Persicobacter psychrovividus genome containing:
- the trpC gene encoding indole-3-glycerol phosphate synthase TrpC, giving the protein MNILDKIILEKKKEVAARKSQITEEQLRAMPLFGRVCPSFADSLKSHPFGIISEFKRQSPSKGLINGTAKPFDTAKGYENAGAAAISCLTDEQFFGGTLADLEQVRSAVEIPVLRKEFIVDEFQILEAKAYGADIILLIAAALTVEECHRFARYAKSLGLNTLLEVHDKDELLSYQNEDMDVVGVNNRNLKTFKTDYRQSLELLPFFPEGTVKISESGLHDEEQLKELKAAGFNGFLIGENFMKTDDPSKAIQDFMNGLV